From the genome of Colletotrichum destructivum chromosome 10, complete sequence, one region includes:
- a CDS encoding Putative peptidase S8/S53 domain, Fn3-like domain, peptidase S8, subtilisin, His-active: MRPGTALAALLGAAGAAEALHQFAPRSRSAKEAGPGDTAPKRYIVEYKSRVHVARVAARIAARSAGGLRGLRVVKEFDSDIFPGVTVECERETESECSPDSVQRALDGHGDGEAVVASVYKAQILQILPTVEGESFSDDAAAVNYSVHGLTGVEKLHEDGILGEGATVAIVDSGVQYTHPALGGGLGPEFTVTGGYDLVGDAWPNVPAQPDSDPMDQYGHGTHVAGIIAGKSDKFVGVAPKAKLLSFKVFGSTGYSNEETVIEGFLKAFDSGADIISASVGEGSGFTTNALAVVASRIVDKGVVVAFASGNSGEDGPFQMASGASGESVLTVAASDPGVFPAQAFTADFNLNGTSNKTQIAYVPGSGFFPNTIVNWPITPISLNVSIENDACQPLPKDTPRLNETIVLVRLGGCTTTDKHNNVAALGAQLVLFYNDGEIYKSPVSSGRVGLTGAVEADAGEAIVKTILAGGTVKASFDVDTEHYVGIRNAGGGRPASYSSWGSTFDLALKPDVAAPGTRILSTYPTDGYRVLSGTSMATPYISGIAALWVGRFGGRAAHKDDPEWARRLIARITTTARAVPWADWSTSATDYGFWAPTTQVGGGFVDAGRVLGYTTELGFDGRKFELNDTAHFTGTHSVDLTNRGDEAVTYTFSLQDAGGYEAYEPSTPGEVRSFVPGINLYAETVPIKLTPEVLLPQEITVAPGETTSVEFSFSVPEGANQKALPVYSGKVLISGSNGEELGIPYFGVACDLRETIENIWAYGWNYPFLMSGVTDTRIEQKSNFTFNLTRDARDFPRLNTMLVWGTTEFRWDVFSGNYTEAQWSYPPVPGQKGFVGSATSWNGTADLTSFDPSQDNEDDIFSFPLYSQSRGTPKLYNWLGRFADGSRVQPGSYKFRIAALRPFGLPEVSGDWDIWETPSITVLPLDK; the protein is encoded by the exons ATGCGCCCGGGAACAGCTCTCGCAGCGCTCCTcggggccgccggcgccgccgaggcgctgcACCAGTTCGCCCCGCGATCCCGATCTGCCAAAGAGGCCGGCCCCGGCGACACGGCGCCGAAGCGGTACATCGTCGAGTACAAGTCCCGCGTCcacgtcgcccgcgtcgccgcTAGGATCGCCGCCAGatccgccggcggcctgcgCGGGCTCCGCGTCGTCAAGGAGTTCGACTCGGACATCTTCCCCGGCGTCACCGTCGAGTGCGAGCGCGAGACCGAGAGCGAGTGCAGTCCCGACTCGGTGCAGCGTGCGCTcgacggccacggcgacggcgaggcggtcGTCGCCTCGGTGTACAAGGCGCAGATTCTGCAGATCCTGCCGACGGTCGAGGGCGAGTCGTTcagcgacgatgccgccgcggtGAACTACTCGGTCCACGGGCTCACGGGAGTCGAGAAGCTGCACGAGGACGGTATCCTCGGCGAGGGGGCCACGGTGGCCATTGTCGACAGTGGTGTCCAGTACACTCATCCCGCG CTCgggggcggcctcggcccggaGTTCACGGTCACCGGGGGCTacgatctcgtcggcgatgccTGGCCGAACGTGCCGGCCCAGCCGGATAGCGACCCGATGGACCAGTACGGTCACGGAACtcacgtcgccggcatcattGCCGGGAAGAGTGACAA GTTTGTCGGAGTTGCCCCCAAAGCCAAGCTGCTTTCTTTCAAGGTATTCGGCAGCACCGGCTACTCCAACGAAGAGACCGTCATCGAAGGTTTCCTCAAGGCCTTCGACTCTGGT GCCGACATCATCAGTGCCAGCGTCGGAGAGGGCAGCGGCTTCACCAccaacgccctcgccgtcgtagCCTCGAGGATAGTCGATaagggcgtcgtcgtggcTTTCGCTTCCGGCAACtccggcgaggacggcccGTTCCAGATGGCCAGCGGCGCGTCCGGCGAGAGTGTCTTGACCGTCGCCGCATCCGACCCAGGCGTCTTTCCCGCCCAGGCGTTCACGGCCGACTTCAACCTGAACGGCACCTCCAACAAGACCCAGATCGCCTACGTTCCCGGCTCCGGCTTCTTCCCGAACACCATCGTCAACTGGCCCATCACACCCATCTCCCTCAACGTCTCGATCGAGAACGACGCCTGCCAGCCCCTCCCCAAAGACACGCCCCGGCTGAATGAGACCATCGTGCTCGTCCGCCTCGGTGGCTGCACCACAACCGACAAGCACAATaacgtcgccgccctcggcgcaCAGCTCGTGCTCTTCTACAACGATGGCGAGATCTACAAGAGCCCCGTCAGCTCCGGCCGCGTCGGGctcaccggcgccgtcgaagccgatgccggcgaggccatcgtcAAGACCATCCTCGCCGGAGGCACCGTAAAGGCCTCCTTTGACGTAGACACGGAACACTACGTCGGCATCCGCAACGCTGGTGGTGGCCGACCCGCCAGCTACTCGTCCTGGGGCAGCACcttcgacctcgccctcaaGCCCGACGTCGCGGCCCCGGGCACCCGCATCCTGAGCACGTACCCGACCGATGGCTACCGCGTCCTCAGCGGCACGAGCATGGCAACGCCCTACATCTccggcatcgccgccctctgGGTCGGCCGGTTTGGCGGCCGCGCGGCGCACAAGGACGACCCGGAGTGGGCCCGCCGGCTCATTGCCCGcatcacgacgacggcccgcGCCGTCCCTTGGGCCGACTGGTCCACCAGCGCCACCGATTACGGGTTCTGGGCGCCCACGAcccaggtcggcggcggcttcgtgGACGCCGGCAGGGTCCTGGGGTACACTACCGAGCTGGGCTTCGACGGCCGCAAGTTCGAGCTCAATGACACTGCGCACTTCACGGGGACGCACTCGGTGGACCTTACGAACCGCGGTGACGAAGCCGTCACGTACACGTTCTCCCTACAGGACGCCGGCGGGTACGAGGCCTACGAGCCCTCTACGCCCGGCGAGGTGCGGTCCTTCGTTCCGGGCATTAACCTGTACGCCGAGACAGTCCCTATCAAGCTTACGCCCGAGGTCTTGCTGCCGCAGGAGATCACTGTGGCGCCGGGCGAGACCACGTCTGTCGA GTTCTCATTCAGCGTCCCAGAGGGCGCCAACCAAAAAGCCTTGCCAGTGTACAGTGGCAAGGTCCTTATTAGCGGCAGCAACGGCGAAGAGCTGGGCATTCCCTACTTTG GTGTCGCGTGTGACCTCAGGGAAACCATTGAGAACATCTGGGCCTACGGATGGAATTATCCTTTCCTCATGTCCGGCGTAACGGACACCAGGATCGAACAAAAGTCCAA CTTCACTTTCAACCTCACCCGAGATGCGCGCGACTTCCCGAGGCTTAACACCATGCTTGTTTGGGGAACTACCGAGTTCCGCTGGGAC GTCTTCTCCGGGAACTATACTGAAGCCCAGTGGTCCTACCCGCCGGTGCCCGGCCAGAAAGGCTTCGTCGGCTCGGCCACCAGCTGGAACGGCACAGCGGATCTAACCTCGTTCGATCCCAGCCAGGACAATGAGGATGACATCTTCTCATTCCCCCTTTACTCCCAGTCCCGAGGAACTCCCAAGTTGTATAACTGGCTCGGTCGCTTCGCCGACGGGTCCCGCGTTCAGCCGGGCTCGTACAA ATTCAGAATCGCCGCTCTGAGGCCCTTTGGGCTTCCAGAGGTCTCAGGGGACTGGGATATCTGGGAAACCCCGTCCATCACCGTCCTGCCTTTGGACAAATAA
- a CDS encoding Putative glycoside hydrolase, family 3, glycoside hydrolase family 3 domain, immunoglobulin, with product MTSQVEDRDFTSLLSELTLDEKITLLSGRDFSTAAGVPRLNIPPIKVADSIAGVRPSGLTADMTTACFPNTACLGSTWDATLLGRLGEQLACQARDKSAQVVLGPTINMHRDPRAGRNFECFSEDPLLSGQLAGAIVNGVQSRGVGSCPKHFVCNDSETLRHFYDVQASVDGRTLREVYMAAWQHLLRTANPTGIMTAYNKVDGTFCSEHGPLIEGVLRKEWGFEGIVMSDWFAVHNVAEPIKAGLDLEMPFPVFRGKRLAAAVRSGEVTEAEIDARALKMLDLRNRTRSCHGERPERSEISEETNKLARELAAGGIVLLKNERGALPISPSDAPKIALIGEFAGTPVVTGGGSASCKPQYMHSPFEVLKETFSGDDNVQYHAGVRTRRVIPLAPTAQLTSDDGRHGIDVRYYNGDAPEPILTEFQEKAEVWMLGEFKPGLKVPGSRVELSTNLTPETTGEHTLAVRATGEFSLTVDGHEVLSGPQKEIATEQFIFNHVKLETRVQIPMNAGQAYTIRLSNRSWDHLVQGEPTPYAAALCFEEYRSDEAAIQEAAELARKSDVSIVYAGRNEQYESEGYDLDDIRMPANQTALIKAVAAASRGRTVLVLHCGNPVDVSAVVDDVDAVLLAHFPGQEGARATAEILAGETSPSGRLATTWFRTLEDAPSFGDFPATKIEDGGLCLRYAEGLGVGYRHAEATRRARWEFGYGLSYTSFGYSDLAVAVVDEPSPPSSSSSVSTSTGGGSKLRVSVTVTNTGSRAGREVVQLYVTPAKGTAVWRPARELKAFEKMLLQPGESREVVLEVEVKVACSYWDEAAKAWRLEEGRYGVQVGNRQGNFSVLRGSVWNGL from the exons atgaCGTCTCAAGTCGAAGACAGAGACTTCACGTCTCTGCTCTCGGAGCTCACCCTCGATGAGAAGATCACCCTGCTCTCGGGAAGGGACTTCTCAACGGCAGCAGGCGTCCCCAGACTGAACATTCCTCCCATCAAA GTCGCAGActccatcgccggcgtccgTCCGAGCGGGCTCACGGCAGacatgacgacggcctgctTCCCGAACACGGCGTGCCTCGGCTCGACATGGGACGCCAcgcttctcggccgcctcggcgagcagctcgcGTGCCAGGCCCGCGACAAGAGCGCGCAGGTGGTGCTCGGCCCGACCATCAACATGCACCGCGACCCGCGCGCCGGCCGCAACTTCGAGTGCTTCAGCGAGGACCCGCTGCTGTCCGGgcagctcgccggcgccatcgtcaacggTGTGCAGAgccgcggcgtcggctcATGTCCAAAGCACTTTGTGTGCAACGACTCGGAGACTCTGCGGCACTTTTACGACGTGCAGGCGAGCGTCGACGGCCGGACGCTGCGGGAGGTGTACATGGCGGCGTGGCAGCACTTGCTCCGGACGGCGAACCCGACGGGCATTATGACTGC ATACAACAAGGTCGACGGCACGTTCTGTAGCGAACACGGCCCCCTGATCGAGGGCGTCCTGCGCAAGGAATGGGGCTtcgagggcatcgtcatgTCCGACTGGTTCGCCGTGCACAACGTCGCCGAGCCCATCAAGGcgggcctcgatctcgagaTGCCGTTCCCCGTGTTCAGGGGAAAGAGGCTGGCCGCGGCGGTGCGGTCCGGTGAggtcaccgaggccgagatcgacgccCGGGCACTCAAGATGCTGGACCTCCGGAACCGGACACGGAGCTGCCACGGCGAGCGGCCCGAGAGGTCCGAGATCAGCGAGGAGACGAATAAATTGGCGAGGGAGCTCGCGGCGGGAGGAATCGTGCTTCTGAAGAACGAAAGGGGGGCCCTGCCGATCAGCCCCTCGGACGCGCCCAAGATCGCCCTCATCGGGGAGTTTGCCGGGACCCCAGTTGTCACCGGAGGCGGGAGTGCCTCTTGCAAGCCGCAGTACATGCACTCGCCATTCGAGGTCCTCAAGGAGACATTCTCCGGTGACGATAACGTCCAATATCACGCCGGCGTCCGGACGCGGCGGGTCATCCCCCTCGCACCGACGGCGCAGCTCACCTCGGACGATGGGCGTCACGGCATCGACGTCCGGTACTACAATGGCGACGCGCCGGAGCCCATCCTGACTGAGTTCCAGGAGAAAGCCGAGGTCTGGATGCTGGGCGAGTTCAAGCCTGGGCTGAAGGTGCCCGGCTCCCGCGTCGAGCTGAGCACGAACCTGACGCCCGAGACGACGGGGGAACACACCCTCGCCGTACGGGCGACGGGCGAGTTCTCCCTCACTGTGGACGGGCACGAAGTCCTCTCGGGGCCCCAGAAGGAGATCGCCACAGAACAGTTCATCTTCAACCACGTCAAACTCGAAACGAGGGTGCAGATCCCAATGAACGCGGGCCAGGCCTACACCATCAGACTCTCGAACAGGTCCTGGGACcacctcgtccagggcgagCCCACGCCTTACGCGGCGGCCCTCTGCTTCGAGGAGTACCGTtccgacgaggccgccatccaagaagccgccgagctcgccagGAAGTCTGACGTCAGCATCGTCTACGCCGGGCGCAACGAGCAGTACGAGTCCGAGGGGTACGATCTTGACGACATCCGCATGCCGGCGAACCAGACGGCGCTGATCAAGGCCGTtgcggcggcctcgcgggGCCGGACGGTCCTCGTATTGCACTGCGGCAACCCGGTCGACGtcagcgccgtcgtcgacgacgtggacgCCGTCCTGCTCGCGCACTTCCCGGGCCAGGAGGGcgcgcgggcgacggcggagaTCCTGGCGGGCGAGACGAGCCCGAGCGGGCGCCTCGCGACGACGTGGTTCAGGACGCTGGAGGACGCGCCCAGCTTCGGCGACTTCCCGGCCACGAAGATCGAGGACGGTGGCCTTTGTCTCCGATATGCCGAGGGTCTTGGAGTGGGATACCGGCACGCTGAGGCGAcaaggcgggcgaggtgggAGTTTGGGTACGGGCTTTCGTATACCTCGTTCGGCTACTCGGACCTCGCGGTGGCCGTAGTCGACGAgccttctcccccttcttcttcctcttctgttTCTACTTCTACGGGTGGTGGTTCCAAGCTGCGCGTCTCCGTCACAGTGACCAACACGGGGTCCCGGGCCGGGCGAGAGGTGGTGCAGCTGTACGTGACGCCGGCCAAGGGAACAGCTGTCTGGAGGCCGGCGCGCGAGCTCAAGGCGTTCGAAAAGATGCTGCTGCAGCCGGGAGAGTCGAGGGAAGtggtcctcgaggtcgaggtcaaggtgGCGTGCAGCTActgggacgaggcggcgaaggcgtgGAGGCTGGAGGAGGGACGGTACGGCGTCCAGGTCGGCAATCGCCAGGGGAACTTTTCTGTGCTCCGGGGATCGGTCTGGAACGGGCTTTGA
- a CDS encoding uncharacterized protein (Putative zn(2)Cys(6) fungal-type DNA-binding domain, transcription factor domain, fungi) — translation MDAGAETQRTTQNSGIKVRRPRAARACDLCRAKKNKCDELYPCTYCKNRNATCVYKGQDMSRRLFTPEYVRQLEEQVKRLSAIAESVKAPSTDDNASVIANTAAPEFPDGYSPDDRRLQRRLSRSTAAGGSPSNAARSRNAAGQEISGVNRHTRNVEFYGSSSSVALLSHVQRTGDDDEPVVSPDLGSDAGTLLSNLHNPAFSSPSAADQAQTQTQTPGGASSSTAVAAANAAYTTAEARSSTRPTTHYPQCRHFLQSFFSSIHYVHPILDRKLFFDRCEELWARPGDIREPSSFVALYYSILSLGALVGVREDEPVDGVGNLQWSRRFFDEAKRRCDQLGMVTDLEMVQCYFFLAKVCQNELNAHWSYMYVGLAVRTALAMGINREPGADVKKEPALLRAESRTWWGLYSLETEMSFSMGRPDTLGADLYHNRLFPVIGEAEPESSAGGSELVDPPSCAIIKCMVDYSKIIRSICLGIYLPETTVPRTVQLAHQIDQDLQRWAEDLPEAIRPTTSVEPRSLKSVREAQWMKRQRLVLTMRFLNIRILLFGSIILTSTSAERASIPGSQEGIHLCLEAAKQTIEIIYQTYQHHDFFRTWFYNTTYTVFAASMILVYVTQEATEAEAPALLKLVAMAIEILETMDECVVALRSAKLLHKAIEKAEKRFSASSTPGTGAEAGAPHQQQQQQQQQIPAMPPADAMLQLNHYWGPLNILDNEMDFGFAMQFADFEGTNSLFMALDDPRAMQ, via the exons atggacgccggcgccgagaccCAACGCACGACGCAGAACTCGGGAATCAAggtccgccgcccccggGCCGCCCGAGCATGCGACCTCTGCAGGGCAAAGAAGAACAAGTGCGATGAGCTGTACCCCTGCACGTACTGCAAGA ATCGGAATGCGACATGTGTCTACAAAGGTCAGGACATGTCAAGGAGGCTTTTCACTCCAGA ATATGTGAGACAGTTGGAAGAACAGGTCAAGAGGCTctcggccatcgccgagTCCGTGAAAGCGCCGTCGACGGATGACAACGCCTCGGTGATcgccaacaccgccgccccaGAGTTCCCGGACGGATACTCGCCCGACGACCGCCGTCTCCAGAGACGGCTGTCCCGAAGTACCGCGGCCGGAGGGTCGCCCTCGAACGCCGCCCGGTCACGgaacgccgccggccaggagATCTCGGGTGTCAACCGCCACACGCGCAACGTCGAGTTCTACGGCAGCTCGTCTTCCGTGGCGCTGCTCTCCCACGTGCAGCGgaccggcgacgacgacgagcccgtcGTCTCGCCGGACCTCGGCTCGGACGCGGGAACACTCCTGTCGAACCTCCACAAcccggccttctcgtcccCCTCAGCCGCAGACCAggcccagacccagacccagacccCTGGCGGCGCGTCCTCCTCtaccgccgtcgccgccgccaacgccgcctataccaccgccgaggccaggTCCTCCACGCGGCCAACGACGCATTACCCGCAGTGCCGGCACTTCCTGcagagcttcttctccagcaTCCACTACGTGCATCCGATCCTCGACCGGAAGCTCTTTTTCGACCGCTGCGAGGAGCTGTGGGCGCGGCCCGGCGACATCCGCGAGCCGTCGAGCTTCGTGGCGCTGTACTACAGCATCCTGTCCCTGGGCGCTCTCGTCGGCGTGCGGGAGGACGAGCCGGTGGACGGGGTCGGGAACCTGCAGTGGAGCCGGAGGTtcttcgacgaggccaagaggcGGTGCGACCAGCTGGGGATGGTCACTGACCTGGAGATGGTCCAGTGCTACTTCTTTCTT GCGAAAGTCTGTCAAAACGAGTTGAACGCTCACT GGTCGTACATGTACGTCGGACTCGCGGTTAGGACAGCACTCGCAATGGGCATCAACCGAGAACCCGGGGCAGATGTCAAAAAGGAACCAGCTCTGCTTAGAGCAGAGTCGAGGACGTGGTG GGGCTTATATTCATTAGAAAC TGAAATGTCCTTCTCCATGGGTAGACCAGATACGCTCGGGGCGGACTTATACCACAACCGGCTGTTCCCGGTCATTGGGGAAGCGGAACCCGAGTCCTCCGCCGGGGGCTCGGAGCTCGTGGACCCGCCGTCGTGCGCCATCATCAAGTGCATGGTGGACTACTCCAAGATCATCAGAAGCATCTGCCTGGGAATCTACTTGCCCGAGACGACAGTGCCGCGGACGGTCCAGCTGGCGCACCAGATCGACCAGGACCTGCAGCGGTGGGCCGAGGACCTGCCGGAGGCCATCCGTCCGACGACCTCGGTCGAGCCGCGGTCGCTGAAGAGCGTCCGGGAGGCGCAGTGGATGAAGAGGCAGAGGCTCGTGCTGACGATGC GCTTCCTCAATATTAGGATCCTCCTCTTTGGGTCGATCATTCTCACATCGACATCGGCCGAGAGAGCTTCCATCCCGGGCTCGCAGGAAGGTATACACTTGTGCCTCGAGGCGGCCAAGCAGACGATCGAAATCATCTACCAGACGTACCAACATCACGACTTTTTCAGAACTTG GTTCTACAACACGACGTACACCGTCTTCGCAGCGTCCATGATTCTGGTGTACGTGACGCAAGAGGCCACGGAAgcggaggcgccggcgctcCTGAAGCTGGTGGCGATGGCCatcgagatcctcgagacCATGGACGAGTGTGTCGTCGCGCTGCGGTCGGCGAAGCTGCTGcacaaggccatcgagaaggccgagaaacggttctcggcctcgtcgacgccggggaCGGGGGCTGAGGCTGGGGCGCcgcatcagcagcagcagcagcagcagcagcagatcccggcgatgccgccggcggacGCCATGCTCCAGTTGAACCACTACTGGGGCCCGCTCAACATCCTGGACAACGAGATGGATTTCGGGTTCGCGATGCAGTTTGCCGACTTTGAAGGAACGAACTCGCTGTTCatggccctcgacgacccgaGGGCGATGCAATAG
- a CDS encoding Putative major facilitator, sugar transporter, major facilitator superfamily has protein sequence MDSPREEPRKDGLIVDKIDVQHNEDALRETDRQMSAWQCLRQNPKIVFWTLYANIGSTLVGFENLALSVCLAMPAFQKTFATEVNGQLIIPAYWQSAWSAMYNVMMIFGSFAAGYMQDWLGRRSVILLASVVAAAGIAVTFVSKTSPQFLGGKIIAGFSVGLFTTTTQTYVSEIAPLPIRGMALSVNTIMMNLGLLIAISTSFSRVAIMDESAFRVVFAAAWAFPGIIALGLPFLPESPTWLVFKNRHDKARKALQQLSGPTEDIDARLAQIIDNVETERRMQLEAASFAECFRGTNWRRTRIILICFYVPQVIGAVLSSNAPYFLNQTGLSSATVLMLVQVGVAAGVVSALVNAFLMMRLRHRPLMFFGIGVCVAMYLAMGVAAAFPKTQTSLLVIGVALVFTSISYGPAVGASMAVAGEVSASKLRAKSLGIGVAFSSVVSTIWTIVLPYLFNVDQLNMGGHIGWIFFGMGILMLFVLYFDVPGTKGRTFEELDIMFELGISARKFEKYKLNEGPADTE, from the exons ATGGACTCACCGCGTGAGGAACCCCGCAAGGATGGCCTCATTGTTGACAAGATCGACGTGCAACACAACGAGGACGCGCTGCGGGAGACGGACCGCCAGATGAGCGCGTGGCAGTGCCTCCGTCAGAACCCCAAGATCGTCTTCTGGACTCTCTACGCCAACA TCGGTTCCACTCTTGTTGGCTTTGAGAACCTCGCACTCTCCGTGTGTCTGGCGATGCCGGCATTCCA GAAGACCTTTGCCACGGAAGTCAATGGCCAACTCATCATCCCGGCCTACTGGCAGTCGGCCTGGAGCGCCATGTACAACGTCATGATGATCTTCGGCTCCTTCGCTGCTGGCTATATGCAGGACTGGCTCGGCCGTCGGTCCGTCATTCTCCTGGCCTCGGTCGTGGCCGCGGCGGGCATCGCCGTCACCTTCGTCTCGAAGACGTCCCCCCagttcctcggcggcaagatcATCGCGGGCTTCTCGGTTGGCCTGttcacgacgacgacgcagacGTATGTGTCCGAGATCGCGCCGCTGCCGATCAGGGGCATGGCCCTCTCGGTCAATACCATCATGATG AACCTGGGCCTTCTCATCGCCATCTCGACAAGCTTCTCCCGCGTCGCCATCATGGACGAGTCCGCTTTCcgggtcgtcttcgccgcaGCCTGGGCGTTccccggcatcatcgccctcggGCTGCCCTTCCTCCCGGAGTCCCCGACATGGCTGGTCTTCAAGAACAGGCACGACAAGGCCCGGAAGGCCCTCCAGCAGCTCTCGGGCCCCACAGAGGACATCGACGCGCGTCTGGCGCAGATCATCGACAACGTTGAGACGGAGCGGCGGATGCAACTCGAGGCGGCCTCGTTCGCCGAGTGCTTCCGCGGCACCAACTGGCGGCGCACCcgcatcatcctcatctgcTTCTACGTCCCGCaggtcatcggcgccgtcctctcGTCCAACGCGCCGTACTTCCTCAACCAGACGGGCCTGTCGAGCGCCACGGTACTGATGCTCGTGcaggtcggcgtcgcggcTGGCGTCGTCTCGGCGCTCGTCAACGCGTTCCTGATGATGCGGCTGCGGCACCGGCCGCTCATGttcttcggcatcggcgtctgCGTCGCCATGTACCTCGCCATGGGCGTCGCAGCGGCGTTCCCCAAGACGCAGACGTCGCTGCTTgtcatcggcgtcgcgcTCGTCTTCACGTCCATCTCGTACGGGCCCGCCGTGGGCGCGTCcatggcggtggcgggcgaagtgtcggcgtcgaagcTGCGAGCCAAGTcgctcggcatcggcgtggccttctcgtcggTCGTGTCGACGATCTGGACCATCGTCCTGCCGTACCTCTTCAACGTCGACCAGCTCAACATGGGCGGGCACATTGGGTGGATCTTCTTCGGCATGGGCATCCTGATGCTGTTCGTGCTCTACTTTGACGTGCCGGGCACCAAGGGCCGCACGTTTGAGGAGCTGGACATCATGTTCGAGCTGGGCATCTCGGCGCGCAAGTTCGAGAAGTACAAGCTCAATGAAGGACCTGCGGATACGGAGTGA
- a CDS encoding Putative peptidase S9, prolyl oligopeptidase, catalytic domain, alpha/Beta hydrolase, giving the protein MPRRKFNSAGRCPAPPAGPAGLVCAFGDPSARPCGTPEFPGTSRNRPDATPDFPLPCCRRLLLPHNSSAVNCQTPRLSVGDSNEHRGPPPNFKEVLLSYLGCPRHIVTPDSQRLCLFAFLSARLCGCIRENLPLPNRTTPQKDLPQRAEVTESLVMASPTTPFRAVYKAIGQQEIDVDIYLPPPGNPDKSTHPVVINIHGGAFMLGSSKMVNRDQVADCLDRGWIVLAPNHRLCPQISLLNGPMRDCRDLLEWVYSGQLQRVLDTTQEGSYAVDNDHVFAFGTSSGGTLALGLGFGVPRPVAGIFDMYGPSNFTHPFWEKPLPHVAARLPPGLTQDFLNKVFDEDPVPIEGGVSLEGQAQGPPNFDDPRQAFAMTQIASGKVMNAIVPDGNWDAVDPLRNITASFPPTFIVHGQADTMVPLELSQGLLEVLRENGVRSGLREIPGEEHTFAARMKVGSQTWNLQREGFEFLDSLIERV; this is encoded by the exons ATGCCACGAAGGAAGTTCAACAGCGCGGGGAGATGTCCAGCTCCGCCCGCCGGACCCGCCGGTTTGGTATGTGCCTTTGGAGACCCCTCGGCTCGTCCGTGCGGGACCCCGGAATTCCCGGGCACGAGCCGGAACAGACCCGATGCAACTCCGGATTTCCCGCTgccttgttgtcgtcgtctcctcttGCCACACAACTCATCTGCCGTTAACTGCCAGACGCCCCGGCTCTCGGTGGGAGATTCCAACGAGCATCGAGGTCCGCCGCCCAATTTCAAGGAGGTTTTGTTAAGCTATCTAGGTTGTCCCCGCCACATTGTTACCCCGGACTCCCAACGGCTGTGTTTGTTTGCATTTCTCTCCGCAAGATTGTGTGGGTGCATAAGGGAAAATCTCCCCCTCCCAAACCGCACAACGCCTCAAAAGGACCTCCCACAACGAGCCGAGGTGACCGAGTCTCTCGTCATGGCGAGCCCAACAACCCCTTTTCGAGCGGTCTACAAGGCCATAGGCCAACAAGAGATCGATGTGGATATCTATCTGCCCCCGCCTGGGAATCCCGATAAGTCAACACACCCGGTCG TCATCAACATCCATGGTGGCGCATTCATGCTCGGCTCGTCCAAAATGGTCAACAGGGACCAGGTGGCCGACTGCCTCGACAGAGGGTGGATTGTGCTGGCGCCCAATCACCGCCTGTGTCCCCAGATCAGCCTCTTGAACGGTCCGATGAGGGACTGCCGTGATCTCCTCGAGTGGGTGTACAGCGGCCAACTCCAAAGGGTCCTCGACACAACGCAGGAGGGATCGTACGCCGTCGACAATGATCATGTGTTTGCGTTCGGCACGTCGTCAGGTGGCACTCTAGCCCTCGGTTTG GGCTTTGGAGTGCCGCGGCCCGTGGCCGGCATATTTGACATGTACGGGCCCAGTAACTTCACACACCCCTTCTGGGAGAAGCCTCTGCCGCACGTCGCCGCTAGGCTGCCCCCAGGTCTAACCCAAGACTTCCTCAACAAGGTCTTTGACGAAGACCCGGTCCCCATTGAAGGAGGCGTCTCCCTCGAGGGCCAGGCCCAGGGGCCGCCCAACTTCGACGACCCGAGACAGGCCTTCGCCATGACGCAGATCGCCAGCGGCAAGGTCATGAACGCCATCGTGCCTGATGGGAACTGGGACGCCGTTGACCCCCTCAGGAACATCACCGCCTCGTTCCCGCCGACATTCATCGTGCACGGGCAGGCGGACACCATGGTGCCCCTCGAGCTCAGCCAAGGCCTGTTGGAGGTGCTGAGGGAAAATGGGGTGAGGTCGGGCCTGAGGGAGATcccgggcgaggagcacACGTTCGCGGCCAGGATGAAGGTGGGATCCCAAACGTGGAACCTGCAGCGGGAAGGGTTCGAATTCTTGGACAGCCTGATCGAGCGAGTCTGA